The sequence TCCGTCCACGGCACGGCCAGTGAGCTGGTCCTCTACCTGTACGACCGGATCCAGGCCGACTCCTTGCACGTTGACGGAGACGCAGGGCTGCTCGATCTGCTCCGCGCCTGGGAGCCGGAGGAGAAGTAGGACGTAGCGGGGGCGGTTGGCCGCGCCTCGAGCCGGTAGGACACGACTCTTCGCCAGGTTCGTCAGTCGCGGCACCGGGCTCAAACCCGCGAGGCGCGGGGCGTCACCAAGCCGACTGTCTACCTGGATGGCAGTGCGAATTTGTCCGTCCCAGCGATCACGAGAAGCGACGCGACTGCCGTCGTCCCGATCTCGTCGAGAAGTCAGTCGATCGAGTGACTGCGGCGGCTGCCGTGCATGTGAGCAGGGCCTCTTGGTAGCTCGAAGGGTGTTGAATCCAACGTGCGGTCCAGGAGTCGCTGTTGTCGCATTTCTACGGCAACGCGGGAGTGGGGTCCACTTCAGCCACTCTCGCGTGTGACTGTCTGGCTCACAGGTTCGGGAACGCCAGAGACCACGGGCGCGCGAGCGTCGGTATCCCACCGACATGTCGGACGCCGAGCGGGCGGTGGTCCGACCACTGCTGCCGGTGCCGGGCTGGCTGCGGGGCCGGGGCGGGCAACCGGAGGCTTATTGCCACCGCGCGATGCCGGACGCGGTCCGCTACCTGGTCGACAACGGCACGAAGTGGCGGGCCATGCCTGCCGACTTCCCACCGTGGGACCGGGTCTACGCGTGTTTCCGGCGCTGGCGCAACCACGATCTGGTCCGCGAGTTCCACGACCGGCTCCACCGCCTGGTCCGCGAGCGGGCCGGGCGCGGGCGTGATCGACTCGCAGTCGGTCAAAGCGGACGCGGTCGTCGGCTCTGACAGCCGCGGCTTCGACGGCGGCAAGCTGATCAACGGGCGCAAGCGGCACGTCGTGGTCGACACCCTTGGCCTGCTGCTCGCGGTGATGGTCACCGCAGCGGATGTGGGCGACCGCGCCGCGGCCCAGGTCCTGCTCACCCAGGTCACTGCCGCGCACCACCTGCTGGCCCTGGTCTGGGCCGACGGCGGATACACCGGCACCCTCGTCGAGTACTGCCTCGCGGCCCTCGCCCTGGTCGTGCTGCCCAAGCGTTGGATCGTCGAGCGGTTCTTCGCCCACCTGATGCGAAGTCGCCGTCTCGTGCGCGACTTTCCATCGCCAGCGCGGAGGCGATGGTCTACTGGTCGATGACGATGCTCATAACCCGCCGCGTTGCCCGGCCACGTCCTTCGCGAGCGTGAATCGGCCAGGTGCCGGCTCGATCAGCCAGCCGCGCGCCGTCAGCCGTTTGGCCTTCGATCGCAGTGCCTCCACCTTTCCCGGTACGGGGTCCAGGCCGAAGCAGGCGGCCATCTCCTGGCACGTCAAAGCTCCTTGACCGAGTCGGTTACGGTCGCTGAGGGCCTGCAGGATTCGCTGGTAGTCCACCGACAGCGCCGACCAGGCCAGCCCCGCGCGCCACACCGGCACCACTGTTTTCGGCTTCGCCGCCTCCGCCGGTTCGGGCCGCGCCGGCTGCACACCGGGAGCCGGCAGACCCTCGGAGGCGGCGGGGCCGACGACGGCGTCGTTGCCCGGGGCCAGTACCTCGCCAACGCGTGAGCGGGCGATGACCCACTCGTTCCACTCCCGCTCAGCCACGGCCAGCTCCGCCTGGAGGCGGTCGGCCTCCTCCCGCAGATCGTCGACACGACGGCGAGCGGTGAGCTCACGCTGTTCCAGCAGTCCCACGACCGACGGCATCCTCGACCTCCACCAAAGCAACGACACGACACGTCACCACTGCCACGAGACCGCCGACCCTATGTCTGACCAGCGAGAACGCAGTCCTCAAGCCCGGAAAGACAACAACCTCTCAGCTTGCCGTTTTACCTCCGGTGATCATTTCCGGGAGTGTTCGAGCTGGTCACCCACATGGGGATCTTCGGGACAAGGAGACGACCTCCGTTTCACGCTGTGTGATTAATCAACCTCAGCCCCGCGCATGCCATCAGTGCGATGGTGAGGCCGTCGTCGACGAGCACAACGCTCCGTCCCTTCAGGGGTGGCGCGGGGCGGTGTTGCCAGTAGAGGCGCTCGCGGTGGCCGAGTTCGGCGCGTGCGCGGGTGACCTCGGCGTCGAGATCACGTGGCGTGAGACCGAGGCTTTTGAGGGCGCGCCGGTCGAACAGCGGCGGGGCGTCGCCTGCGATCGCACCCACCACGGCATCCGGCTGGCCCGGCGCGCCGACCGGGCGGGCCACCAGGACATCCATCGGCGCGCCAAGCTCGCGTGCGACCTCCACCGCGACCGGGACACCGCCGGGCGGCAGGGCCAGCACGATCGGATCAGCCGGCCACCCTCCGGACAGGTCCCGAAGACGCTCGCCCAGCCTGCGGCCCGCGTCCCGGCGATCGGCGAACCATGCGGACATCTCGTCCTCCACTGTTCGGCGTACCCGGCCCCTGCGAGAAACGGCCGGGTGCTCCACCCTCGCTTCCCTCGTGGCGCCGCGGGTTCGGCCATGACGGGCGCGGGGCGCGGCCGGCCACCGGTGGCGCGTCATTCCCTGCCCGCCCTGCGTGATCAGCCCGGTTCCGGGAGGGCCGGCCCCGAAGGCTCAGCACCTCGATCTTCCGCCAGGCTCGGCGCGGTGACCGTGACCTGGGCCGGGCGCAGGAGCCGCTGTCCGAGCCGGTAGCCGGGGCGCACGATCTCCGTGCAGGTGGGTCGATCGACGTCCGGGGACTCCTGGTGAGCGACGGCGTCGTGGCGGGTGGGGTCGAAGGGCTCTCCCGGTGTGCCGAAGGATTCGATGCCTAAGCCGGTGACGTGGGAGATCAGTGTGTTGGCGATGGCCTGGAGGCCGCCGGTGAGCTCGCCGTGTTCCCGTGCCCGGTCGAGATCGTCGAGGACGGGTACCAGTCCTGCGAGGACTTCCGCGACGGTGGCCTCGCGGATCTGCGCTCGTTCACGCTGGGTGCGTTTGCGGTAGTTGTCGTACTCAGCCTTGAGGCGTTGCAGGTCTGCTGTGCGTTCGGCGAGTTGCTTCTCCAGCTTCGCCGCCCGGTCCGGTTGTCCCAGGACGGTGCCGTGTCCGGGGTGCTCCTCGGTGTCGGGGTCGGGCTGTCTGGGTTGGAGGGTGACCGGGTCGATGCGCCGCCGGTCGTGGATGACGATCGGCGGCTTGTCGCCCTGCCCGCCTCCGGTGCGCGGGCTCATCCGGCACCTCCCTTGCGTTCCTCGCCATCGACGATCTCCGCGTCGACGACCTCCTCCTCTCCACCTTGCGTCGGGCCGGTGCCGGCTGCCGCTTGCGGGCCGCCGGCCTGCGAGTAGAGGGCGGCGCCGATCTTCTGCGCGGCGGTGGCCGTCCGCTCGGTGGCGGTGCGGATCGCGGCGGTGTCGTCGCCCTTGAGTTTCTCCTTCAGGTCGGCGAGGGCCGTCTCGACCTCGGACTTCACATCGGTGGGGATCTTGTCGGCGTTGTCGGCGATCAGCTTCTCGGTCGAGTAGACGAGCTGCTCGCCCTGGTTGCGGGTCTCGGCGGCCTCCTTGCGGCGCCGGTCCTCCTGGGCGTGCTGTTCGGCGTCGCGGATCATGCGGTCGATGTCGTCCTTCGGGAGGGAGGAGCCGCCGGTGACGGTCATCTTCTGTTCCTTGCCGGTGCCGAGGTCCTTCGCGCCGACGTGCATGATGCCGTTGGCGTCGATGTCGAAGGTGACCTCGATCTGCGGCAAACCCCGGGGGGCCGGCGCGATGCCGGTCAGCTCGAACATGCCGAGCTTCTTGTTGTACGCGGCGATCTCGCGCTCGCCCTGGTAGACCTGCACGGTGACAGATGGCTGGTTGTCCTCGGCGGTGGTGAACACCTCGGACCGCCTGGTCGGGATGGTCGTGTTCCGCTCGATCAGCTTGGTCATGATGCCGCCCTTGGTCTCGATGCCCAGGGACAGCGGGGTGACGTCCAGCAGCAGGACATCCTTGACCTCGCCCTTCAGCACACCGGCCTGGAGCGCGGCGCCGACGGCGACGACCTCGTCCGGGTTGACGCCCTTGTGCGGGTCCTTGCCGGTCAGCTCCTTCACCAGGTCGGTCACGGCCGGCATCCGGGTCGAGCCGCCGACCAGGATGACGTGGTCGATGTCCGAGACCTTGATCTTCGCGTCCTTGACCGCGCTGTGGAACGGGCCCTTGCACCGCTCCAGCAGGTCGGCCGTCAGCTGCTGGAACTGGGCGCGGGTGAGCTTCTCGTCCAGGTGCAGCGCGCCCTCGGCGGAGGCGGTGATGTACGGGAGGTTGATCGTCGTTTCGGTCGCCGCGGACAGCTCGATCTTGGCCTTCTCGGCCGCCTCGCGCAGCCGCTGCGCGGCCATCTTGTCCTTGGACAGGTCGATGCCGTAGCCGTTCTTGAACTGCTTGACCAGATGGTCGACGATCTGCTGGTCCCAGTCGTCGCCGCCCAGGTGGGTGTCACCGGAGGTGGACTTCACCTCCACCACACCTTCGCCGATCTCCAGCAGGGACACATCGAACGTGCCACCGCCGAGGTCGAAGACCAGCACCGTCTGGTCGCTCTCCTTGTCCAGCCCGTACGCCAGGGCGGCTGCGGTGGGCTCGTTGATGATCCGCGCCACCTTCAGGCCGGCGATCTCGCCCGCCTCCTTGGTCGCGGTGCGCTGGGCGTCGTTGAAGTACGCCGGGACGGTGATCACCGCGTCTGTCACGTCCTCGCCCAGGTACGCCTCGGCGTCCCGCTTGAGCTTCTGCAGCACCCGCGCGGAGATCTCCTGCGCGGTGTACCGCTTGCCGTCCACGTCGCCGTGCTCGGGGAAGCGCCAGTCGCTCTCGCCCATGTGCCGCTTCACCGAGCGGGCGGTGCGGTCCACGTTGGTCACTGCCTGGCGCTTGGCGACCTCGCCGACCAGCACCTCACCGCCCTTGCCGAACGCCACCACGGACGGGGTCGTGCGCGCGCCCTCGGCGTTGGCGATGACGGACGGTTCGCCGCCCTCTAGGACGCACACCACCGAGTTCGTCGTTCCCAGGTCAATTCCGACCGCGCGTGACATCTCCGACCTCCTCTTCAAGCCCCTACATCTCATAGATTGCTCTATATAGAGGCATAAAACTTGAGTTAGCCAGTGTCAAGTATCGCTGCCGGTCGTTCCGGGTGTCGCGATCGGCTCGCGAGCCCGGTGCGCACCGGCTGGGCGCCATGGGCGATTCGAAGCACCTTGACAGGTGCACGTCTTGGTTCTAGGCAGGTGACAGAGGAATCAGTTCTCCGGAGATCGCGCCCGTGTGTTGGTGCGTCGGCGCCGAGGAGGTGAGCGTCCCGTGGCAGCGCAACGAGCCCGGCCTGATCATTACGCGGTGCTCGGGGTGGATCCCTCGGCGTCCGCGCGCCAGATCACGTCGGCCTATCGCGCGCTGGTGCGCGCGCTGCACCCTGACAGCCGTCCCGCGCAACGGCCATCGGCGGAACGGCTCGGCGAGGTGCTCGCGGCCTATGAGGTGCTCCGGGATCCCGATCGGCGGGCCGCCTACGACGCCCGGTTCAACCACCGCCAGACTGCAGAGTCGTCCGTCACGCCTCCAGCCGGCCCGGATCGCCCGTCAGCCCGGAGCGTGCCGGTGCGGGTCCACCACACCGAGCCCCGGTTCATCGCCGCCGAGCACTCCGGTCCCGAGGACTTCGGCCGGATCGGGCCGTGGCCGCCCGGCCCCGACCTGCGGGTCGGCCCGGTCCGAGTGGTGGTTCCAGGGGCCGCCGCCAAGCCCGTCGACCTCGCCCGGTGGGTGCTGTGGCACCTGGGCGACATCGACCTGTGGCCCTGACAAGGCATGATCGTCTAATCCAAGGCTGGTGCATCACACAGGCTGGAGCCGGCCGCGCGGTGGTACACGCACGGGCCGGCCGGGGTTACCGCGCCCGGTCCCGTAGATCTGTGCCTGGGCGTCGGCTGCGGCCGCCCGGCTCTCCGCGGTCCGAAGGGCGGCCACTGTCTGCTGCGGATAGGCCGGCGTGGCGACGATGCGGGCGAACGGCGCGGGGTCGCGCAGCTCGACACACACCGCCGCGTTCTGATGCAGGCGCACCGAGACGAAGTCCCGCCCGCCGAGATGGCGCCACACACCCACACACAGCACGCCGGGCACCAGCAGGCCGCGTTCGCGAACGCCCCGCACGGCCTGCCAGGGATCCGGACGGATACGGATCCTGGACACGGCCTCCAGCGGCACCCGTACCTGCCGGCGCCGCACGACCGCCCGCTCCCACCACCCGAGGTGGACCACCAGCGCGTCACCGTCGACGATCAGCTCCGCCATCGTTCCCTCTCCCACCCTTCCACTCCATGGACCCGATCACGCGACGCCGTCCGAATCGGGCCCGGTCGCCGCTGCTCCACGGTGGGCAAAGTTGTTCGGGCGAGGCAAGCGTGGGGCTGCGAGCGCAGCGGCGTGCAACCGTGCGGCCTCGGCTCCGCGGTCCCCCGCGGGGAACCTGCGGGTCAAGCCCGCCGTGAGAAGCCGAACGGGATGTCGTAGTCGCCGGGCAGCTGGAGCATCAGGCGCCGGGTCAGCTCCTCGCCTGCGAGCTCGGCGACGGCACCGAGTACGGCGGTGACACCGCGCAACGCGCTGTCGTCCGTGGCGTAGGTCCATGCGGCGACGGCGGTGACGAACCGGTCGCCGGGCCAGCGGCCGGTCCGCGACCGGCGCGTCGCGCACGATGGCGGCGTACTCCTCGGGAAGGCATCCCGCCAGGTCGAGCCGCTCGGGGCCGACCAGGTGCTCCCCGAGGAGCCCGAGGACGACCCGGACCAGATGTTCCCTGCGCTGCTCCTCCTGGATGCCGCGTTCGGCGACCTCGTCCAGGAAGTCGTCGCGGGAGACGCCCATGACCAAGACCCTCCTCATCACTGCGCGGGAGTGGCGCTCCTGGTTTCGGGTTCGACGGCGAGTTCGCGATCCAGCCGGGTGAGCGCGAGCAGCCGCGCTACGGGCCGGCTCGGAGTGCGCAGGGTCAGCCGCCGATCGGTGCGTACGGCGAGCTGGTGGGCCCCGGTCAGGGCGCGCAGGCCGCCGCAGTCGATGAAGGTCACCTCGGCGAGGTCGACGGCGACGTGCCCGTGGCGGGAGAGTGCGGCCACCAGTCGGGCGCGCAGCGCGTCGGCCGTGGCGATGTCGATCTCCCCGTGCGCCGTCACCACGGTGACTCCGCCGTCCGGTTGGGGTGGCGGCACCACGGCCGCCCCGAAAGACGGGGCAGCCGCGGTGCGGGGACCGTCGAAGCCCGCACCCTCGGCCGGGAGCCATTCCGGGACGCAGGTGGCGGCCATCGCTTATCCCTCCCTTCGAGTCCACCTGTCTTCCGCCGACCAGCAGCTCACCGCGTCAGGACTGGATCTCCTTGCGGTCGGAGACACCGGCGACTTCGATCTTGTGGGGCTTGGCCTTCTCGGTGACCGGGATGTGCAGGGTGAGCACACCGGCCTCGTAGTCGGCGCGGATGTTGTCGGTGTCCAGGGTGTCGCCGAGGAACAGCTGCCGCGAGAAGATGCCCAGCGGCCGCTCGGAGACCTCCATCTCGATGTCGTCGCCCTTGGCGACCGGGCGGCGCTCAGCCTTGACCGTCAGCACGTTCTGCTCGACGTCGATGTCCACCGCCTCGGGAGTCACGCCCGGCAGGTCGAAGACCACGAGGTACTCGTCGCCGGAGCGGTAGGCGTCCATCGGCATCGCCGACGGCCGCGACCAGGTGCCGGTCGTGCCGAGGAGCTGCTGAGTGAGGCGGTCGAACTCACGGAACGGATCGGTGCGCATCAGCATCGTGAACACCTCCACACGGTCCGGGTTGGGAACAACCGGAACGTATCGTTCACGAACGTTGTAGCATGTCGTCTATCGGATGACAAGGCCCTTGTGAGTGTGGACCATGACGGCATCGGCACCCAGGACGCCGGCCGCCGGGGATGAGGCGGCACGGCCGCTGTTGACTGCCCTGACGGCCATGGCCGATGCCGTCACCGCAAGCCCCGACGCCGCGGCCGACCCCGCAGACCGCGCCCTGCACGCCCTCGCGGCCATGCGGCAGCTGCGACAGGCGCTTGACCAGTGGGAGCCGCACCTCG comes from Streptomyces sp. TLI_235 and encodes:
- a CDS encoding molecular chaperone GrpE: MSPRTGGGQGDKPPIVIHDRRRIDPVTLQPRQPDPDTEEHPGHGTVLGQPDRAAKLEKQLAERTADLQRLKAEYDNYRKRTQRERAQIREATVAEVLAGLVPVLDDLDRAREHGELTGGLQAIANTLISHVTGLGIESFGTPGEPFDPTRHDAVAHQESPDVDRPTCTEIVRPGYRLGQRLLRPAQVTVTAPSLAEDRGAEPSGPALPEPG
- a CDS encoding phosphoribosyl transferase-like protein, with the translated sequence MSAWFADRRDAGRRLGERLRDLSGGWPADPIVLALPPGGVPVAVEVARELGAPMDVLVARPVGAPGQPDAVVGAIAGDAPPLFDRRALKSLGLTPRDLDAEVTRARAELGHRERLYWQHRPAPPLKGRSVVLVDDGLTIALMACAGLRLINHTA
- a CDS encoding transposase, coding for MSDAERAVVRPLLPVPGWLRGRGGQPEAYCHRAMPDAVRYLVDNGTKWRAMPADFPPWDRVYACFRRWRNHDLVREFHDRLHRLVRERAGRGRDRLAVGQSGRGRRL
- a CDS encoding molecular chaperone DnaK; this translates as MSRAVGIDLGTTNSVVCVLEGGEPSVIANAEGARTTPSVVAFGKGGEVLVGEVAKRQAVTNVDRTARSVKRHMGESDWRFPEHGDVDGKRYTAQEISARVLQKLKRDAEAYLGEDVTDAVITVPAYFNDAQRTATKEAGEIAGLKVARIINEPTAAALAYGLDKESDQTVLVFDLGGGTFDVSLLEIGEGVVEVKSTSGDTHLGGDDWDQQIVDHLVKQFKNGYGIDLSKDKMAAQRLREAAEKAKIELSAATETTINLPYITASAEGALHLDEKLTRAQFQQLTADLLERCKGPFHSAVKDAKIKVSDIDHVILVGGSTRMPAVTDLVKELTGKDPHKGVNPDEVVAVGAALQAGVLKGEVKDVLLLDVTPLSLGIETKGGIMTKLIERNTTIPTRRSEVFTTAEDNQPSVTVQVYQGEREIAAYNKKLGMFELTGIAPAPRGLPQIEVTFDIDANGIMHVGAKDLGTGKEQKMTVTGGSSLPKDDIDRMIRDAEQHAQEDRRRKEAAETRNQGEQLVYSTEKLIADNADKIPTDVKSEVETALADLKEKLKGDDTAAIRTATERTATAAQKIGAALYSQAGGPQAAAGTGPTQGGEEEVVDAEIVDGEERKGGAG
- a CDS encoding HSP20 family protein produces the protein MLMRTDPFREFDRLTQQLLGTTGTWSRPSAMPMDAYRSGDEYLVVFDLPGVTPEAVDIDVEQNVLTVKAERRPVAKGDDIEMEVSERPLGIFSRQLFLGDTLDTDNIRADYEAGVLTLHIPVTEKAKPHKIEVAGVSDRKEIQS
- a CDS encoding anti-anti-sigma factor, with protein sequence MAATCVPEWLPAEGAGFDGPRTAAAPSFGAAVVPPPQPDGGVTVVTAHGEIDIATADALRARLVAALSRHGHVAVDLAEVTFIDCGGLRALTGAHQLAVRTDRRLTLRTPSRPVARLLALTRLDRELAVEPETRSATPAQ
- a CDS encoding DnaJ-like protein (manually curated); the protein is MLVRRRRGGERPVAAQRARPDHYAVLGVDPSASARQITSAYRALVRALHPDSRPAQRPSAERLGEVLAAYEVLRDPDRRAAYDARFNHRQTAESSVTPPAGPDRPSARSVPVRVHHTEPRFIAAEHSGPEDFGRIGPWPPGPDLRVGPVRVVVPGAAAKPVDLARWVLWHLGDIDLWP
- a CDS encoding DDE family transposase produces the protein MIDSQSVKADAVVGSDSRGFDGGKLINGRKRHVVVDTLGLLLAVMVTAADVGDRAAAQVLLTQVTAAHHLLALVWADGGYTGTLVEYCLAALALVVLPKRWIVERFFAHLMRSRRLVRDFPSPARRRWSTGR